The following are encoded together in the Thermodesulfobium sp. 4217-1 genome:
- a CDS encoding extracellular solute-binding protein encodes MKKGIVAIVILLLAGVFIAGCATSNKGANQQTEKVNLYLYGAGTLAKPFKEIDAAFEKKYPNVSIKSQFGGSVKMVKQVTDLHQPGDIIAVADYNVIPKYMFGENNQTKYTDWYIGFVNNSITFVYTDKSKYANEINSDNWYKILSEKGVQIGRSNPNTDPSGYQTLQMLKLADSYYKDPSIYEKVLANAPEKNIRDTETELLSSLEAGQIDYLAIYKSDALQHHLKYLDLPTQINLSDPKYSSIYKEALVDTKNGELPGKPIIYAITIPNNSKNTEWAIKYVEFLLGPEGQAVMKKSGFGVIEKPYANDTTKVPAELKQFVSEWPK; translated from the coding sequence TTGAAAAAGGGTATTGTAGCAATCGTAATTTTGTTATTAGCTGGAGTATTTATCGCAGGATGTGCAACCTCTAATAAGGGGGCAAATCAGCAAACAGAAAAAGTAAATTTATACCTTTATGGGGCTGGAACTTTAGCCAAGCCATTTAAAGAAATTGATGCAGCCTTTGAAAAAAAATATCCGAATGTTTCCATAAAATCTCAATTTGGTGGAAGCGTAAAAATGGTAAAACAGGTCACCGATCTACATCAACCAGGTGATATTATTGCAGTTGCTGACTACAATGTTATCCCTAAGTATATGTTTGGAGAAAACAACCAAACAAAATATACCGATTGGTATATCGGCTTCGTAAACAACTCGATTACTTTTGTCTATACAGATAAAAGTAAATATGCCAACGAAATAAACTCGGACAACTGGTATAAAATATTGTCAGAAAAGGGCGTTCAGATTGGCAGATCAAATCCAAATACTGACCCATCTGGCTACCAAACACTTCAAATGTTAAAACTTGCAGATAGCTATTACAAAGATCCATCAATTTACGAAAAAGTTCTTGCAAATGCGCCAGAAAAAAATATTAGAGACACAGAAACAGAGTTACTGAGCTCACTTGAAGCTGGTCAGATTGACTATCTTGCTATTTATAAATCTGATGCACTTCAGCATCATCTAAAATACTTAGATTTACCAACACAAATCAATCTTAGCGATCCAAAATACTCAAGTATCTATAAAGAGGCATTGGTAGATACGAAAAATGGAGAGCTCCCAGGAAAGCCGATAATATATGCTATAACTATTCCAAATAACTCTAAAAATACTGAATGGGCCATAAAATACGTTGAATTTTTGCTTGGTCCAGAGGGTCAGGCAGTAATGAAGAAGAGCGGATTTGGAGTTATAGAAAAACCATATGCAAATGATACTACTAAGGTTCCAGCAGAACTAAAGCAATTTGTAAGTGAGTGGCCAAAATAG
- a CDS encoding diguanylate cyclase: MDINLLDLLQDSSLISLFIYQESGKIVYANRSFSNLIDRDLDEIIGKTFFEFIFQNKKERLESEKVIAKRLSGENFIKELSEVNFLRKDKALISTYVTSYTIDFQGKKSGLVIIIDKSSEESYKKLLTALLKINQLIQNERNKESLIENVCKVLVEEIGYFIAIFGNIDKNMLFKPISIKTKDKNIRKSLDMFLKNHKISVDTNAIYGRGAISEAYHTKDISLRVDVLSNPNHSYWIDFYKKHNIDSLCAIPIVRNKKVEYVILILDNFKGSFSLENIKLIEELKRDLSYTFEKFEKDRLLDVMKFAMDQTHEWVIITDKNANIVFINDTVLKISGYKKEELIRKNPNIFKSGLIENEVYEGMWNILRNKKTFKYRFIDKAKDGHIFFLDAIISPIIENNEIEYFISLGRDITELVKLEEEDKRRQNQLNLMINGLPNPAWLIKNYKIIYQNQAAKDLFQSRLGGYYWNEIYKSKFVSTNQIDALHNPDSTDHDTSCNFCLLNSAHSEGVAKNCIVDFGGRFFEIWWVPVDVDLSLHYIIDVTKYKVMEKDLKDLSNTDYLTGLPNRRYFIERLQDETERYKRSGVTFSLAMLDIDHFKKINDIYGHDMGDRVLVEFCNTIKNRLRKIDTFARFGGEEFMLILPNTKIEKAAKLSEELRVLVEGIDLNSIRFTVSIGVIDACQSDTVDSLIKNVDDLLYDAKNSGRNCIKFKKYCT, translated from the coding sequence TTGGATATAAATTTATTAGATTTATTACAAGATTCATCTTTAATATCCCTTTTTATTTACCAAGAATCTGGCAAAATAGTATATGCAAACCGCTCTTTTTCGAATCTAATAGACAGAGACCTTGATGAGATAATTGGCAAGACATTTTTTGAGTTCATATTTCAGAACAAGAAAGAAAGATTAGAATCAGAAAAAGTTATTGCGAAAAGGCTTTCAGGAGAAAATTTTATAAAAGAACTCTCAGAAGTTAATTTTTTAAGAAAAGACAAAGCCCTAATAAGTACTTATGTAACATCATACACAATTGACTTTCAAGGAAAGAAATCAGGTCTTGTTATAATAATTGACAAATCTTCTGAAGAGTCTTATAAAAAATTATTAACTGCCCTCTTAAAGATAAACCAGCTTATCCAAAATGAAAGAAACAAAGAATCTCTCATCGAAAACGTCTGCAAAGTTCTCGTAGAAGAAATTGGATATTTTATTGCTATTTTTGGCAACATAGATAAAAATATGCTGTTCAAGCCTATTTCTATAAAGACAAAAGACAAAAATATAAGAAAATCTCTTGATATGTTTTTAAAAAACCACAAAATCAGCGTAGACACAAATGCCATATATGGAAGAGGCGCAATTTCTGAAGCATACCATACAAAAGATATCTCATTAAGAGTAGATGTGCTAAGTAATCCAAACCATTCCTATTGGATAGACTTTTACAAAAAACACAACATTGATTCTCTTTGCGCTATACCCATAGTTAGAAATAAAAAAGTTGAATACGTAATCCTGATTCTTGACAATTTCAAAGGCTCATTCTCACTTGAAAACATAAAACTAATAGAAGAGCTAAAAAGAGATCTATCCTATACGTTCGAGAAATTTGAAAAAGATAGACTCTTAGACGTAATGAAATTTGCAATGGATCAAACTCACGAATGGGTCATAATTACAGATAAAAATGCAAATATAGTATTTATAAACGATACCGTCCTCAAAATCTCTGGTTATAAGAAAGAAGAACTGATTAGAAAAAATCCAAATATTTTCAAGTCTGGGCTCATAGAAAATGAAGTCTATGAAGGTATGTGGAATATATTGCGCAACAAAAAAACTTTTAAATATAGGTTTATAGACAAAGCAAAGGATGGTCATATCTTTTTCTTAGACGCAATAATATCGCCTATAATAGAAAACAACGAAATAGAATACTTTATATCGCTTGGAAGAGACATAACTGAATTGGTAAAGTTAGAAGAAGAAGACAAAAGACGGCAAAATCAGTTAAACCTTATGATAAATGGTTTGCCAAACCCAGCATGGCTTATAAAAAACTATAAAATAATTTATCAAAACCAGGCAGCAAAAGACCTCTTTCAATCTCGTTTGGGCGGATATTATTGGAATGAAATATACAAAAGTAAATTTGTTTCAACCAATCAAATAGATGCTTTGCACAATCCAGATAGCACAGATCATGATACGTCTTGCAATTTTTGCCTATTAAATTCAGCTCATAGTGAAGGAGTTGCAAAAAATTGCATAGTTGATTTTGGCGGCAGGTTTTTTGAAATATGGTGGGTGCCAGTAGATGTTGATTTATCGTTACACTATATAATAGACGTTACAAAATATAAGGTTATGGAAAAAGATTTAAAAGACCTCTCAAATACAGATTATCTCACAGGACTACCTAACAGAAGGTATTTCATAGAAAGGCTTCAAGACGAGACAGAAAGATACAAGAGGTCAGGCGTAACTTTTTCCTTAGCAATGTTAGATATCGATCACTTTAAAAAAATTAACGATATATATGGTCACGATATGGGAGACAGAGTATTAGTTGAATTCTGCAATACCATAAAAAATAGACTACGAAAGATTGACACATTTGCACGGTTTGGCGGAGAAGAATTTATGTTGATCTTGCCAAATACGAAAATAGAAAAGGCCGCAAAACTATCCGAAGAATTAAGAGTGTTAGTGGAAGGCATTGATCTAAATAGCATTAGATTTACTGTAAGCATCGGCGTTATCGACGCCTGTCAATCAGATACAGTTGATTCTCTAATAAAAAATGTAGACGATTTGCTATACGATGCAAAGAATTCTGGAAGAAACTGCATAAAGTTCAAGAAATACTGCACATAA
- the eno gene encoding phosphopyruvate hydratase, translating into MQQGIASIKAREILDSRGNPTVEVDCLLECGITARAGVPSGASTGSKEAIELRDNDKKRFFGKGVLKAVSNVNEIIAPKLIGLDATKQRQIDSLMIELDGTTNKAKLGANAILGVSLAVARAASYFSDLPLYQYLGGPNANLLPVPCMNIMNGGVHANWQGADFQEFMIAPYGANTFREAYEWCSEIYQSLKSLLKEKGYSVGVGDEGGFAPLVKSNEEPFELMSKAIENAGLKVGEEVGFALDPASSEFYKEGKYILRREKKELEPAKMVKYYEKIVNNFPLVLLEDGLAEYDWESWKLLNKVLGDKIELVGDDIFVTNIEIVKRGISENIANSVLIKLNQIGTLSETFDTVRYAQNSKWGTFISHRSGETTDSFIADFTVATCAGHLKTGAPARGERVEKYNQLLRIEEELGKSARYAGKSAFIRPINF; encoded by the coding sequence ATGCAACAGGGGATAGCATCGATCAAGGCAAGAGAAATATTAGATTCCAGAGGCAACCCTACTGTAGAGGTTGATTGCTTATTAGAATGCGGTATAACAGCTCGTGCAGGAGTTCCATCAGGGGCATCTACCGGTTCTAAGGAAGCAATAGAGCTAAGAGATAACGATAAAAAAAGATTTTTTGGCAAGGGCGTACTAAAAGCCGTCAGCAACGTAAACGAAATAATTGCTCCAAAATTAATTGGCTTAGATGCCACCAAACAAAGACAAATTGATTCTCTTATGATAGAACTCGACGGAACTACTAATAAGGCCAAGTTAGGCGCAAACGCCATACTCGGCGTATCTCTTGCAGTAGCAAGAGCAGCAAGTTATTTCTCAGACCTCCCGCTCTACCAGTACTTAGGAGGCCCAAATGCAAATTTATTGCCTGTTCCATGCATGAACATTATGAATGGCGGAGTTCACGCAAATTGGCAAGGAGCAGATTTTCAGGAATTTATGATTGCACCTTACGGAGCCAATACTTTCAGAGAAGCCTATGAGTGGTGCAGCGAAATTTATCAATCTCTTAAAAGTCTCTTAAAAGAAAAGGGCTACAGCGTGGGAGTAGGAGACGAAGGCGGCTTCGCTCCGCTCGTAAAATCAAACGAGGAACCTTTTGAATTGATGAGCAAAGCAATAGAAAATGCGGGGCTAAAAGTTGGAGAAGAAGTGGGTTTTGCCCTTGATCCAGCCTCAAGCGAATTTTACAAAGAGGGAAAATACATTTTAAGGCGCGAGAAAAAAGAATTAGAACCAGCTAAAATGGTAAAATACTATGAAAAAATCGTAAACAATTTCCCACTTGTGTTATTAGAAGATGGTCTTGCCGAATACGACTGGGAATCATGGAAACTATTGAACAAGGTCCTAGGAGACAAAATCGAGTTAGTTGGAGACGACATATTCGTAACAAATATAGAAATAGTAAAGAGAGGCATTTCTGAAAATATTGCAAACTCAGTCTTGATTAAATTAAATCAGATAGGCACTCTTTCAGAGACCTTTGATACAGTAAGATATGCCCAGAACTCAAAGTGGGGAACGTTCATCTCTCACAGAAGCGGGGAAACTACCGATAGCTTTATCGCTGATTTTACTGTGGCAACTTGCGCTGGACATCTAAAGACAGGCGCACCTGCTAGGGGCGAAAGAGTAGAAAAATACAACCAGTTGCTGAGAATCGAAGAAGAGCTTGGGAAGTCTGCAAGATATGCTGGCAAGAGTGCTTTTATTAGACCCATAAATTTCTAA
- the ilvA gene encoding threonine ammonia-lyase gives MDISKKEIEAARETLKNVAYKTELAYSNTLSGMTGNRVYLKMENYQRTGSFKLRGAYNKIFNLSEKEKRLGVVASSAGNHAQGVALSATLLNVKSFIVMPSKASIVKVKATKSYGANVILQGDSFDEANEAARKLQEEKNLVFVHPYNDLDVIAGQGTIGLEILEDMPDVDVIVVPVGGGGLISGIAIAAKQIKPSVKIIGVEAKNMPSMKEALLSGVPSFYRGSPTIADGIAVGKPGEITFEIIKKYVDDIVLVDEDEIADAILVLMERIKTISEGAGATSVAALLYRLKDYSNKKIAVVISGGNIDINMVSRIINKGLVKSFRKASFKVVLSDRPGSLWKLLQLVADSGANVLSVFHNRERGDINLGSAEVIIDLEVFDREHIYKIKTLLENQLYEVKLI, from the coding sequence ATGGATATTTCTAAAAAAGAAATAGAAGCTGCTCGTGAAACCCTAAAAAATGTAGCATATAAAACAGAACTCGCTTACAGCAACACGCTCTCTGGTATGACAGGAAATAGAGTCTATCTAAAAATGGAAAATTATCAGCGTACCGGTTCATTTAAGCTTAGAGGCGCATACAATAAAATTTTTAATTTATCTGAAAAAGAAAAGAGATTAGGCGTAGTAGCATCTTCTGCAGGAAATCACGCACAGGGAGTCGCACTGAGCGCTACCTTGTTAAACGTAAAATCATTTATAGTAATGCCATCAAAGGCTTCTATTGTTAAAGTTAAGGCCACAAAGAGTTATGGAGCGAACGTAATATTGCAAGGCGACAGTTTTGATGAGGCAAATGAAGCTGCCAGGAAATTACAGGAAGAAAAAAATTTGGTTTTTGTTCACCCCTACAACGATCTTGACGTTATTGCAGGTCAGGGCACTATAGGTTTGGAAATATTAGAGGATATGCCAGATGTGGATGTAATAGTCGTCCCTGTGGGGGGTGGAGGCCTTATTTCTGGAATAGCTATCGCAGCCAAACAGATAAAACCCAGTGTAAAGATTATTGGCGTAGAGGCTAAGAATATGCCATCTATGAAGGAAGCTCTTTTATCAGGGGTGCCATCTTTTTATAGAGGATCTCCCACTATTGCTGATGGCATAGCTGTTGGAAAGCCTGGAGAAATAACTTTTGAGATAATTAAAAAATATGTTGACGATATAGTTCTTGTAGATGAGGATGAAATTGCTGATGCTATTCTTGTCTTGATGGAACGAATCAAGACGATTTCTGAGGGTGCAGGCGCAACATCTGTGGCTGCTTTGTTGTATAGGCTAAAAGATTATTCTAATAAAAAAATTGCTGTTGTTATAAGCGGAGGGAATATAGATATAAATATGGTATCTCGCATTATAAATAAGGGGCTTGTGAAGTCTTTTAGAAAAGCAAGCTTCAAGGTAGTCCTTTCAGATAGACCGGGGTCGTTGTGGAAACTTCTTCAATTGGTGGCTGATTCTGGAGCGAATGTTTTATCCGTCTTTCATAACCGAGAAAGAGGGGATATTAATTTAGGCAGTGCTGAAGTGATTATCGATCTTGAGGTATTTGATAGAGAACATATATATAAAATTAAGACTCTCTTAGAAAATCAGCTATACGAAGTTAAATTAATTTAA
- the sdaAB gene encoding L-serine ammonia-lyase, iron-sulfur-dependent subunit beta: protein MESIFDIIGPIMIGPSSSHTAGALKLANMARAILGCTPAEVKVNLYGSFAKTYKGHGSDRAIAAGFLGFSTEDERIPGAISIAAKTGVKINFVPSNIPVDHPNTLEFEMTDASGLKIIVRGISIGGGNVIIKKIDNYEVNLTGNYEALIVGHKDYPGIIAKITQIISSKNINIAYMYVSRLERGKDAMMTIETDDYIGSDIYSILSSLPDLNLVKIIHRS, encoded by the coding sequence ATGGAAAGCATATTCGACATCATAGGACCAATTATGATTGGGCCGTCAAGCTCTCATACTGCAGGGGCGCTGAAGCTGGCTAATATGGCAAGGGCTATTTTGGGATGTACTCCAGCTGAAGTTAAAGTAAATCTATATGGGTCTTTTGCAAAAACTTACAAAGGGCATGGGAGCGATAGGGCTATTGCTGCTGGTTTTTTGGGTTTTTCTACAGAAGACGAAAGAATTCCTGGAGCTATAAGCATAGCGGCTAAGACGGGTGTAAAGATTAACTTTGTGCCATCTAATATTCCTGTGGATCATCCAAATACACTTGAATTTGAGATGACAGATGCGTCGGGCTTAAAAATAATAGTACGGGGCATATCTATTGGCGGAGGTAATGTAATAATTAAAAAGATTGATAATTATGAAGTTAATTTAACTGGCAATTATGAGGCCTTGATTGTTGGTCACAAGGACTATCCAGGTATAATAGCCAAAATTACGCAGATAATTTCTAGTAAAAATATAAACATAGCATATATGTATGTCTCACGATTAGAAAGAGGTAAAGACGCTATGATGACAATTGAAACTGATGACTACATTGGCTCAGATATTTACAGTATTTTATCAAGTTTGCCCGATTTAAATCTTGTTAAGATAATTCATAGGTCTTAA
- the sdaAA gene encoding L-serine ammonia-lyase, iron-sulfur-dependent, subunit alpha, producing the protein MNSFSTVHELISKAKENHSNISEIVLSSESQKMQKAKDEIIEVMSQRLTVMRNSVEKGRKNYNYSISKMVGTNASKFDSFISKNTYLGGMVEKAICYALSVSEVNACMGLVVACPTAGSCGILPGAVLSVSEEMNLPDEKIVLSMFTAAGIGMVIGNNAALAGAVGGCQAECGSASAMAAAAVLELMGGSPDQIGHAVALALKNCLGLVCDPVAGLVEVPCVKRNAFGAVHALVAAELALAGIESVIPPDEVISASYEIGRLMPKSLKETSEAGLAKTPTGKKIESMMNS; encoded by the coding sequence GTGAACTCTTTTTCTACAGTACATGAGCTTATTTCGAAGGCTAAAGAAAATCATTCTAATATATCTGAGATAGTTTTGTCCTCTGAATCTCAAAAAATGCAAAAGGCTAAAGATGAAATAATTGAAGTTATGAGTCAGAGATTGACTGTGATGAGAAATTCAGTTGAAAAGGGTAGAAAAAATTATAATTATTCAATTAGTAAGATGGTGGGCACGAATGCATCAAAGTTTGATAGCTTTATTAGCAAAAATACTTATTTAGGGGGAATGGTAGAAAAAGCAATTTGTTATGCTCTGTCAGTTAGTGAGGTTAATGCCTGTATGGGTTTAGTAGTAGCCTGTCCTACTGCTGGCTCTTGCGGCATCTTACCTGGTGCTGTTTTATCTGTGTCAGAGGAAATGAATTTGCCCGATGAAAAAATCGTTTTAAGCATGTTCACTGCTGCGGGTATCGGCATGGTAATAGGTAACAACGCTGCATTAGCAGGAGCTGTGGGAGGCTGTCAGGCAGAATGCGGTTCTGCTTCGGCTATGGCTGCTGCTGCTGTTTTGGAGTTAATGGGAGGCAGCCCAGATCAGATTGGTCATGCGGTTGCTTTAGCTTTGAAGAACTGCCTTGGGTTGGTTTGCGACCCTGTGGCAGGCTTAGTGGAGGTGCCTTGCGTCAAGAGGAATGCCTTTGGCGCTGTTCACGCACTGGTCGCTGCTGAGCTAGCACTGGCCGGCATTGAAAGCGTTATCCCCCCTGACGAGGTGATATCGGCTTCTTATGAGATTGGGCGTTTGATGCCAAAAAGTCTAAAAGAGACTTCTGAAGCAGGTTTAGCCAAGACTCCAACTGGTAAGAAGATAGAATCTATGATGAATAGCTAA
- a CDS encoding RidA family protein, translated as MKILSKLKVISTKSAPAAVGSYSQAIMANGFVFVSGQLGIDPKTGNFAGEDTRSQFDQALQNLKSILSSENLNFDNVVKTTVFLTDMSEFSLINEIYANYFQTTLPARSAIEISKLPKGARVEIEAIASI; from the coding sequence ATGAAGATTTTGTCAAAATTAAAGGTGATATCTACAAAGAGCGCTCCAGCTGCAGTAGGGTCATATTCTCAAGCTATAATGGCTAATGGTTTTGTTTTCGTGTCTGGTCAGCTGGGGATAGATCCAAAGACAGGAAATTTCGCAGGTGAAGATACAAGATCTCAGTTTGATCAGGCCTTGCAAAACTTAAAGTCGATATTGAGCTCTGAAAATTTGAACTTCGATAACGTAGTTAAAACAACAGTATTTTTGACCGACATGAGCGAATTTTCTTTGATAAACGAAATATATGCCAACTATTTTCAAACCACTTTGCCTGCAAGATCAGCTATAGAGATTTCAAAATTGCCAAAGGGAGCTCGAGTTGAGATAGAGGCCATAGCAAGTATATAA
- a CDS encoding NAD-glutamate dehydrogenase domain-containing protein, with protein sequence MSTQNFSNWQQEYEKLSKGNKIASSYTSFFSDDYRLSVSPAEAIVDSEAFDALLKQDQKQVRIIKQDEGVFFKIYSCCKIPLYEVLPILRNLGLNAVYGNFSEVSVGDKKILIQSYSIENVKFDIEKSASVIQDNFIAIINNVVENDELNALAAKEFLDYKTIDLLRTFGSYLMQVDFSLKRKSVFTTLVKYSQISKLFIDLFEQKFKPSIEKGARKTSEVFSQITAMLEEVNNIQDYKILNAILNVVDSTIRTNFYRDRSYHYISLKIDSSKILRMPLPRPMYEIYVHSYLMEGCHLRGGKVARGGIRWSDRKDDFRLEILELMKTQMVKNAVIVPVGSKGGFIIKQSNGDAQEKAIESYKTLIRGMLDITDNYSVSKQQIRPQNVVCYDDFDPYLVVAADKGTAKFSDIANEIVQDEYNFWLKDAFASGGKFGYDHKELGITSKGALVCTKRHFRELGVNLDNTLITVAGVGDMSGDVFGNGLIELKNVQLKAALNGKEIFIDPNPDIEISYKERKRLYDNALTWTHYNKELLSKGGFICRRDERSIPLNEDVKAFLGTEKDSVSSDELVRLILGAKVDLFWMGGIGTYVKATSETHEEAGDKTNDIVRINANEVRAKVVGEGANLGFTQKARVEYALLGGKINTDSLDNSAGVDMSDQEVNLKILLNDLLESKVVKDLNERNKILKKLTPEVVQRVLDHNYMQSLAISLDEIRSKNEPEVFFELIEFFQNQKLFSETEYSFPSKKALAARFDSNIGYTKPELSIMLSSLKMFVYTSLLKEVNFDKHLIDKYALLYFAPSTRQVYKEFIERHLLKKEIASTYITNLIVNSNGVGAIAKINMLTGYPYTSIIKTLIFIYDLLDVQDIRNEIFSYENKVDQSFIYQTIIDMFYAIERFATNQIYLFGDSVIEYVYKQEMLNYIEYYKENAIRDGIFKSKFENKVKELSKYFSKDLSERIAYNYFIDDFILAYYITRKTDKNFILTIETIEKINEKFGIQKTIDYINSIRVVNEWDRFAQFSMIKKYVFFIVKLTMKVLSDFNGNVDALVAAKKQIFEDYTGRLNTTSKLSANNLHPVLLLYDKLEELL encoded by the coding sequence ATGTCAACTCAAAATTTTTCAAATTGGCAACAAGAGTATGAAAAATTGTCAAAAGGCAACAAAATAGCTTCATCATACACTTCTTTTTTTAGTGACGATTACAGGTTAAGCGTATCGCCAGCGGAGGCAATAGTAGATAGTGAAGCTTTTGATGCTCTTCTCAAGCAAGATCAAAAACAAGTGAGGATTATAAAGCAAGATGAAGGTGTGTTCTTTAAGATCTATTCATGTTGCAAAATACCCTTGTATGAGGTATTGCCTATTTTAAGAAATTTAGGTTTAAATGCTGTTTACGGGAATTTCTCTGAGGTAAGCGTAGGCGATAAAAAAATACTTATTCAAAGCTATAGCATAGAAAATGTAAAATTTGATATTGAAAAAAGCGCATCAGTTATTCAGGATAATTTTATTGCGATAATAAACAATGTGGTAGAAAACGATGAATTAAACGCACTTGCCGCTAAGGAATTTCTTGACTATAAAACGATTGACCTATTAAGAACTTTTGGCAGTTACCTAATGCAGGTAGATTTTAGCTTAAAAAGAAAATCTGTGTTTACAACCTTGGTAAAGTATTCACAAATATCAAAATTATTTATTGACCTATTTGAACAAAAATTTAAACCATCTATTGAAAAGGGCGCAAGAAAGACAAGCGAGGTATTCAGTCAAATAACAGCTATGCTCGAAGAAGTAAACAACATACAAGATTACAAGATCTTAAATGCAATTTTAAACGTGGTCGATTCTACTATTAGAACAAACTTTTATAGAGACAGATCGTATCATTATATTTCTCTTAAGATCGACTCTTCCAAGATACTTAGAATGCCATTGCCAAGGCCTATGTATGAAATATACGTTCACTCTTACCTGATGGAGGGTTGTCACTTACGTGGAGGCAAGGTGGCTAGGGGCGGTATTAGGTGGAGCGACCGAAAAGATGATTTTAGGCTTGAGATATTGGAACTTATGAAGACCCAAATGGTAAAAAATGCAGTAATCGTGCCTGTTGGTTCAAAGGGCGGATTTATAATAAAGCAGTCTAACGGTGATGCACAAGAGAAAGCTATAGAATCTTATAAGACTCTAATTAGAGGTATGTTAGATATTACAGATAATTATTCTGTTTCAAAACAGCAAATAAGACCACAAAATGTGGTTTGCTATGATGACTTTGACCCATATTTGGTAGTGGCAGCAGACAAGGGTACAGCGAAATTTTCTGATATTGCAAATGAAATTGTTCAAGATGAATATAATTTTTGGCTTAAGGACGCATTTGCTTCAGGTGGCAAGTTTGGATATGATCACAAAGAATTAGGTATTACTTCCAAGGGCGCTCTGGTGTGTACAAAGAGACACTTTAGAGAATTAGGGGTAAATTTAGACAACACTCTTATAACAGTAGCAGGCGTTGGCGATATGAGTGGCGATGTATTTGGTAATGGTCTAATAGAGTTAAAAAATGTTCAGTTAAAAGCTGCTCTTAATGGTAAAGAAATATTTATCGATCCAAATCCAGATATAGAAATTTCTTATAAAGAAAGAAAAAGGCTCTATGATAATGCTCTTACGTGGACTCATTATAATAAAGAGCTGCTTTCAAAGGGCGGCTTTATATGCAGAAGAGATGAGCGTTCTATACCATTGAACGAAGATGTAAAGGCATTTCTGGGTACTGAAAAAGATAGCGTTTCTTCAGATGAATTAGTTAGACTGATACTTGGCGCAAAGGTTGATTTGTTTTGGATGGGCGGTATTGGCACCTATGTAAAGGCGACCAGCGAGACGCATGAAGAGGCAGGAGATAAGACAAATGACATCGTAAGAATAAATGCCAATGAAGTGAGGGCCAAGGTCGTAGGAGAGGGCGCTAACTTAGGCTTTACACAAAAAGCAAGGGTTGAATATGCCCTTCTTGGTGGCAAGATAAATACTGATTCTCTGGATAACTCTGCAGGTGTGGACATGTCTGACCAGGAAGTAAACCTTAAAATCTTACTTAACGATTTATTGGAGTCGAAAGTTGTTAAAGATTTAAATGAACGAAACAAGATTTTAAAAAAGCTTACCCCTGAGGTCGTTCAAAGGGTGCTCGATCACAATTATATGCAAAGTTTAGCCATATCCTTAGATGAAATTAGGTCTAAAAATGAACCAGAGGTATTTTTCGAACTGATAGAATTCTTCCAAAATCAAAAGTTATTTAGCGAAACAGAGTATAGTTTCCCGAGCAAAAAGGCTCTTGCTGCAAGATTTGATTCGAATATAGGATATACAAAACCAGAGCTTTCTATAATGCTATCTTCTTTGAAGATGTTTGTATACACGAGCCTTCTAAAAGAGGTAAACTTTGATAAGCATTTGATTGACAAATATGCGCTTTTATATTTTGCACCTTCCACAAGGCAAGTATATAAAGAATTTATAGAGAGACATTTATTAAAAAAGGAAATAGCGTCGACATACATCACAAACCTGATCGTAAATAGCAACGGCGTTGGCGCAATCGCTAAGATAAACATGCTAACTGGATATCCTTATACAAGCATTATTAAAACTCTAATCTTTATATACGACTTGCTTGATGTTCAAGATATCAGAAATGAAATTTTCTCATATGAGAACAAGGTAGACCAAAGCTTTATCTATCAAACAATTATTGATATGTTTTATGCTATTGAGAGATTCGCCACAAATCAAATTTATCTTTTTGGCGACTCTGTAATAGAATATGTCTACAAACAAGAAATGTTAAACTATATCGAATATTATAAAGAAAATGCAATAAGAGACGGCATATTTAAGTCAAAATTTGAAAACAAAGTCAAAGAGCTATCGAAATATTTTAGCAAAGACCTTTCAGAAAGGATTGCTTATAATTATTTTATAGACGATTTTATATTAGCTTACTATATTACAAGAAAAACTGATAAGAACTTCATATTGACAATCGAAACTATTGAAAAGATAAACGAAAAGTTTGGTATTCAAAAGACAATTGATTACATTAATTCTATTAGAGTGGTGAATGAATGGGATAGATTTGCACAATTTTCTATGATAAAGAAATATGTATTCTTTATCGTAAAATTGACAATGAAAGTTCTTAGCGATTTTAATGGTAACGTAGATGCTCTTGTTGCTGCAAAGAAGCAAATATTTGAGGATTATACTGGCAGGCTGAATACTACATCCAAGCTTTCCGCCAACAACTTGCATCCAGTTTTACTCTTGTATGACAAGTTAGAAGAGCTATTGTAA